In the Erythrolamprus reginae isolate rEryReg1 chromosome 13, rEryReg1.hap1, whole genome shotgun sequence genome, one interval contains:
- the OR6N2 gene encoding olfactory receptor 6N2, whose product MEGYNHTKVVEFIIVGFPHLRHLQTLIFVLLLLVYFFTIFGNLVVFTIIRVDCRLHTPMYFFISILSFLEIWYTATTIPKMLSNLVSERKSISFTGCLLQTYFFHSLGATECYLLTAMAYDRYLAICKPLRYPSVMTTKMCAQLAASCWVCGFMCPVTEVILVSRLPFCGPNQIKHIFCDFPPLLSLACTDTSINVLVDFAVNAFIILVTFSFIMVSYAKIIQTVLKIQTAESRQKAFSTCASHLTVVFLFFGSITFMYVRMKTSYSLEYDRAFAVIYAVLTPLVNPIIYSLRNKEILRAIKRKIHPKNLLGP is encoded by the coding sequence ATGGAAGGCTACAACCACACCAAAGTTGTTGAATTCATCATTGTTGGTTTCCCTCACCTTCGACACCTCCAAACTCTTATTTTCGTGTTGCTCCTCCTGGTCTACTTCTTCACCATCTTTGGCAATCTGGTGGTTTTCACCATCATCCGTGTTGATTGCCGTCTCCACACGCCCATGTACTTCTTCATCAGCATCCTTTCCTTCTTGGAAATCTGGTACACCGCCACCACCATACCCAAGATGCTCTCTAACCTGGTTAGTGAGAGGAAGAGCATATCCTTCACGGGTTGCCTCCTCCAAACTTATTTCTTCCACTCTCTCGGGGCCACGGAATGCTACTTGCTAACCGCCATGGCCTACGACCGGTACCTGGCTATTTGTAAGCCCCTGAGATACCCTTCGGTGATGACAACCAAGATGTGTGCCCAGCTGGCGGCCAGTTGTTGGGTCTGCGGCTTCATGTGTCCCGTCACAGAAGTCATCCTGGTCTCCAGGTTACCTTTCTGTGGCCCCAATCAGATCAAACACATCTTCTGTGACTTCCCGCCACTGCTAAGCTTGGCTTGTACGGACACCTCCATCAATGTGTTGGTTGACTTTGCGGTCAACGCGTTCATCATTCTAGTGACTTTCTCCTTCATCATGGTCTCCTACGCCAAGATCATCCAAACGGTCTTGAAGATCCAGACCGCCGAGAGCCGCCAAAAGGCTTTCTCCACCTGTGCCTCACACCTGACAGTAGTCTTCCTCTTTTTCGGAAGCATCACTTTCATGTACGTGAGGATGAAGACGAGCTATTCCTTAGAGTACGACAGAGCCTTCGCGGTGATCTATGCTGTCCTGACTCCCTTAGTCAATCCTATAATTTATAGCCTCCGAAATAAAGAAATCTTAAGGGCGATAAAGAGGAAAATTCACCCGAAGAATCTTCTCGGACCTTGA